A single region of the Glycine max cultivar Williams 82 chromosome 20, Glycine_max_v4.0, whole genome shotgun sequence genome encodes:
- the LOC100780986 gene encoding agamous-like MADS-box protein AGL62, giving the protein MASPASNPQSAETKKSRGRQRVDIKKMSNEANLQVTFSKRRSGLFKKASELCTLCGAEVALVVFSPGQKVFSFGHPSVDGVIERYLTGVAPPEADNMNYIDVHRMAKVVDLNAQLTHIKDQLEAERKRAKELGGIQKEAETHLWWARPVADITDINNLLKLKKAFQQLKQDVSGLAGMALFQSVANGNPGHQFFAGASSSAVPNVVLQSQPLPVAQVFPPAVPQMMFPPPMFENYMVNPNGFDDMGMGGGGFGGAGPSSAGGGGGGFF; this is encoded by the coding sequence ATGGCATCACCGGCATCCAACCCCCAAAGCGCCGAGACTAAGAAAAGCCGTGGCCGCCAAAGGGTTGACATTAAGAAAATGAGCAACGAGGCCAACCTCCAAGTCACGTTCTCTAAGCGCCGCAGCGGGCTTTTCAAGAAAGCCAGTGAGCTTTGCACTCTCTGCGGCGCTGAAGTGGCTCTGGTGGTGTTCTCGCCGGGGCAGAAGGTGTTCTCCTTCGGCCACCCCAGCGTGGATGGCGTGATTGAGCGCTATCTCACTGGGGTCGCACCGCCGGAGGCGGACAACATGAATTACATCGATGTGCACCGCATGGCCAAAGTGGTTGACCTTAACGCCCAGCTGACTCATATCAAAGATCAGCTCGAGGCGGAGAGGAAGCGCGCCAAGGAGCTGGGCGGCATTCAGAAGGAGGCCGAAACCCATCTGTGGTGGGCCCGGCCCGTGGCCGACATTACCGATATTAACAACCTGCTGAAGCTGAAAAAAGCTTTCCAGCAGCTGAAACAAGATGTGTCCGGTCTTGCTGGTATGGCTTTGTTCCAGTCTGTTGCAAATGGAAACCCGGGGCATCAGTTTTTTGCTGGGGCTTCTTCCTCAGCCGTTCCCAATGTTGTGCTTCAGTCACAACCACTGCCAGTGGCCCAGGTGTTCCCTCCTGCTGTTCCACAGATGATGTTTCCACCACCCATGTTTGAGAACTACATGGTGAACCCCAATGGGTTTGATGACATGGGAATGGGAGGAGGAGGATTTGGAGGAGCAGGACCTTCTAGtgctggtggtggtggtggtggtttctTTTGA